In the Colwellia sp. 20A7 genome, one interval contains:
- a CDS encoding M28 family metallopeptidase → MSNKYIGLSFIGLSLFISACTTNIFSSHSDMVNLNNIHKHVKTLASDEFAGRGPLTIGEELTINYLAEEYKKLGLAGGVNGEFFQPVPMAKLTPDPAMVLKIGNLEFTAGKDFTARTEQINEKIALVESDIVFVGYGINAPEYQWNDYQDIDVTGKTVVILVNDPGFATQNDSLFTGNAMTYYGRWTYKYEEAARQGAKAVLIIHETAPAAYPWSVVESSNTGSKYTLIDEFNNSSKLPIMGWLHYDATEKLMSAAGLNYEALKEQALMIDFKAIPLNLTANLELNSTIELAESNNVVALLEGTTRADEYIIVSAHWDHFGTKQTPTGPKIYNGAIDNATGTAGTIEIARILKEQHKIKPFERSILFVNFTAEETGLIGSELFARGDIIPTKQMVALLNIDGMNALDGVDYILQYGKNMSEMEDYLSKAAAKQQRKVKLDPRPQNGLFFRSDHFSFAKQGVPSLLFMSLGDTDPDYIAHKYHKEEDDYSSDWSLGGVEQDISLIVDIVSELATNNDWPKWKESSDFKKRRLQDRQ, encoded by the coding sequence ATGAGTAACAAATACATAGGTTTAAGCTTTATAGGGTTATCGCTTTTTATCTCAGCATGTACAACCAACATATTCTCCTCTCATAGTGACATGGTAAATCTTAATAATATTCATAAACATGTTAAGACGCTTGCATCTGACGAGTTCGCTGGCCGCGGTCCTTTAACTATTGGTGAAGAACTGACTATTAATTATTTGGCCGAAGAATATAAAAAACTTGGTTTAGCCGGTGGCGTCAACGGTGAATTTTTCCAACCTGTTCCTATGGCGAAACTTACGCCAGACCCAGCGATGGTGCTAAAAATAGGTAACTTGGAATTTACAGCAGGTAAAGATTTTACTGCACGTACTGAACAAATTAATGAAAAAATAGCCTTGGTTGAGTCTGATATCGTTTTTGTTGGTTATGGTATCAATGCACCAGAATACCAATGGAATGATTATCAAGATATTGACGTTACTGGTAAAACAGTCGTTATATTAGTTAATGATCCAGGCTTTGCCACTCAAAATGATTCTTTATTTACCGGCAATGCGATGACCTATTATGGCCGCTGGACTTATAAATATGAAGAAGCGGCAAGACAAGGCGCAAAAGCGGTTCTTATTATCCATGAAACCGCACCTGCAGCGTATCCTTGGAGCGTAGTAGAAAGTTCCAATACGGGTAGTAAATATACCTTAATTGATGAATTTAATAATAGTAGTAAACTACCTATTATGGGTTGGTTACATTACGATGCAACCGAAAAACTGATGTCTGCAGCAGGTCTAAATTATGAAGCGTTGAAAGAACAAGCCTTGATGATAGACTTTAAAGCGATCCCGTTAAATTTAACCGCAAACCTAGAACTAAATAGCACCATAGAGCTTGCAGAATCAAATAACGTTGTTGCGTTACTTGAAGGCACAACTCGTGCAGATGAATATATTATTGTCAGTGCGCATTGGGATCATTTTGGCACTAAGCAAACACCCACTGGCCCTAAAATTTATAATGGCGCAATTGATAATGCTACTGGCACAGCAGGCACAATAGAGATTGCCCGAATACTTAAAGAGCAACACAAAATAAAGCCATTTGAACGTTCTATTTTGTTTGTTAATTTTACCGCTGAAGAAACTGGTTTAATCGGCTCAGAACTATTTGCAAGAGGTGATATCATCCCTACAAAACAGATGGTTGCCCTATTGAATATTGACGGTATGAACGCCTTAGACGGTGTCGACTATATATTACAATATGGTAAAAACATGTCAGAGATGGAAGATTACTTATCAAAAGCTGCCGCGAAACAACAACGCAAAGTGAAGCTTGATCCTAGACCTCAAAATGGTTTGTTCTTCCGCTCAGACCATTTCTCATTTGCCAAGCAAGGTGTACCAAGTTTGTTATTTATGAGCCTTGGTGATACCGATCCTGATTACATTGCGCATAAATATCACAAAGAAGAAGATGACTACTCTAGTGATTGGTCTTTAGGTGGTGTTGAACAAGATATTTCATTAATTGTTGATATAGTTAGCGAACTAGCAACAAACAATGACTGGCCTAAATGGAAAGAAAGCTCTGACTTTAAAAAACGTCGTCTTCAAGATAGACAGTAA
- a CDS encoding cupin domain-containing protein, with protein sequence MCKRLIFLLLISTSIISTQAWSDDKPDNLTVDQVIAYLGLEGHVEGGFYRRTYEASNTSKVTTESGERFSMTSIFYLLSAESPIGHFHLNKSDIVHYFQLGDPIKYYLIDPDGKLKTVVMGTNLAAGELLQLTVPGGTWKASKIIEGGKQGYSLISEAVSPGFDFADMTLGYQALLLKKFPQHEEVILQLSPSVSPE encoded by the coding sequence ATGTGTAAACGACTAATTTTTTTATTACTAATTTCTACTTCTATTATTAGTACTCAAGCTTGGTCTGATGATAAGCCAGATAATTTGACTGTTGATCAAGTAATAGCGTATTTAGGCCTAGAAGGGCACGTTGAAGGTGGGTTTTATCGTCGTACTTATGAAGCTAGTAATACATCGAAAGTGACAACAGAAAGTGGAGAACGATTTTCGATGACATCAATCTTTTACTTACTGAGCGCTGAATCACCAATAGGGCACTTTCATCTTAATAAGTCAGATATTGTGCATTATTTTCAATTGGGTGATCCCATAAAATATTATCTTATTGATCCTGATGGAAAGCTTAAAACTGTTGTTATGGGAACAAACTTGGCGGCTGGTGAGTTACTACAACTTACAGTACCTGGTGGTACGTGGAAAGCATCAAAAATAATTGAGGGTGGAAAACAGGGATATTCATTAATTAGTGAAGCTGTATCACCTGGATTTGACTTTGCAGATATGACATTAGGTTATCAGGCGTTACTTTTAAAAAAGTTTCCACAACATGAAGAGGTCATTTTGCAATTAAGTCCATCTGTTTCCCCTGAATAA
- a CDS encoding PEP-CTERM sorting domain-containing protein — protein sequence MKFTLLKVIFTSGLLALSTLSNAGVLNSENYELTNIDGTFTWGNTNWNLAGTKGYVDNTADLTEIDTLLSDGYEFSSGNTGNVNGIYNWSTFGYHAFTYNFVETTTFSGLDLLISRNYSLLTPVFAEIFDGNNWSGLVSGTTGDLGLTLSIMNKQATTQNISVDFGSVTGNAIRFGFNSGNQIALHEVTFNGDISTTSVPEPSTFAIFALGMIGLASRRYKKTL from the coding sequence ATGAAATTTACATTATTAAAAGTTATTTTTACAAGTGGGTTATTAGCATTAAGTACATTATCTAACGCAGGAGTTCTTAACTCTGAAAACTATGAACTAACTAATATTGATGGCACTTTTACTTGGGGTAACACCAACTGGAACTTAGCTGGTACAAAGGGCTATGTCGATAATACTGCCGATCTTACCGAAATTGACACGTTATTGTCTGATGGTTATGAATTTTCATCTGGTAATACAGGTAATGTAAATGGCATATATAATTGGTCGACATTCGGCTACCATGCATTTACTTATAATTTTGTAGAAACAACCACGTTCAGTGGCTTAGACTTATTGATATCTAGAAACTACAGTTTATTAACCCCAGTTTTTGCTGAAATATTTGATGGTAATAATTGGAGTGGTTTAGTTAGTGGTACTACAGGTGACTTAGGCTTAACGTTAAGCATAATGAATAAGCAAGCGACTACCCAAAACATAAGTGTAGATTTTGGTTCGGTAACCGGAAATGCTATTAGATTTGGTTTTAACAGTGGTAATCAAATAGCGTTACATGAAGTAACTTTTAACGGTGATATCTCAACTACTTCAGTGCCAGAGCCGTCTACATTTGCTATTTTTGCATTAGGCATGATTGGTTTAGCATCACGTCGATATAAGAAAACACTTTAA
- a CDS encoding LEA type 2 family protein, translating to MTIATKLPIHLLFIATLFFLSGCATMNLTYEEPSVEIVSFKALPVNGFEQKFEIGLKLVNPNNFALPLNGISYQLNVAEETLAHGVANNIPTAQAYGESRFTVPVSTSLIKGIQVISALMRNKEQGINYQLKAKLDIDIPLMPALTVIQNGTIPLSQP from the coding sequence ATGACTATAGCGACAAAGCTACCAATTCACTTACTTTTCATAGCGACCTTATTTTTCTTGTCTGGCTGTGCCACCATGAACCTAACCTACGAAGAGCCAAGTGTCGAAATAGTTTCTTTTAAGGCCTTACCTGTTAACGGCTTCGAACAAAAATTTGAAATAGGCCTGAAGTTAGTTAACCCTAATAATTTTGCATTACCACTTAACGGTATTAGTTACCAACTGAACGTAGCAGAAGAAACCTTAGCTCATGGTGTTGCTAACAATATTCCTACTGCACAAGCTTACGGAGAGTCACGCTTTACGGTGCCGGTTTCAACGAGCTTAATAAAAGGAATTCAAGTAATAAGTGCACTGATGAGAAATAAAGAGCAAGGTATTAACTATCAACTAAAAGCAAAATTAGATATCGACATTCCTCTTATGCCAGCCTTGACTGTTATTCAAAATGGAACGATCCCGCTCAGCCAACCCTAG
- the speB gene encoding agmatinase — protein MKNIFNQVDESIYSNAMTFLRQPLVNNPVESDADIVVLGLPFDMATTGRSGARMGPTAIRQASVNLAWEGKRFPWPFSLLKHCKIIDAGDLVFSAGDSAHFCQQVETAVGQLLEADKTVLSLGGDHFVTLPILRAYAKKFGTMALIHFDAHTDTYNNGSCYDHGTMFYHAPKENLIDRDKSIQVGIRTNYKAKDHGFSVINAMQANDLSVDEITTLIKERIGNMPVYLTFDIDCLDPAFAPGTGTPVCGGMSTDKILKVLRGLAGINIVGMDVVEVAPAYDNSEITALAAATIALELAHLWAVKHKLR, from the coding sequence ATGAAAAACATTTTCAATCAAGTCGATGAGTCTATTTACTCAAATGCAATGACGTTTTTACGCCAGCCCTTAGTAAATAACCCTGTAGAATCAGACGCTGACATCGTGGTGTTAGGTTTGCCGTTTGACATGGCAACAACTGGCCGTTCAGGTGCCCGTATGGGCCCTACGGCTATTAGACAAGCGTCAGTAAATTTGGCTTGGGAAGGTAAACGTTTTCCTTGGCCTTTTAGTTTATTAAAGCACTGTAAAATAATTGATGCTGGTGATTTGGTTTTTTCTGCTGGAGACTCAGCACACTTTTGTCAGCAAGTTGAGACGGCTGTTGGTCAATTACTTGAAGCGGATAAAACTGTTTTGTCGCTAGGCGGCGATCATTTTGTAACCTTGCCAATACTCCGTGCCTATGCAAAAAAGTTCGGCACTATGGCATTGATACATTTTGACGCACATACCGACACATACAACAACGGCAGTTGTTATGACCATGGCACTATGTTTTATCATGCGCCTAAAGAAAATCTGATTGATCGAGATAAATCAATTCAGGTAGGTATTCGCACGAATTACAAAGCGAAAGACCACGGTTTTTCTGTCATAAATGCTATGCAAGCGAATGATTTAAGTGTTGATGAAATAACAACATTAATTAAAGAAAGAATCGGCAATATGCCGGTTTACTTAACCTTTGATATTGATTGCTTAGATCCTGCCTTTGCACCAGGTACAGGTACGCCAGTATGTGGTGGCATGAGCACAGACAAAATACTGAAGGTTTTACGAGGTTTAGCAGGTATTAATATTGTCGGCATGGATGTAGTTGAAGTAGCGCCAGCTTATGACAATAGTGAAATTACCGCGTTAGCGGCTGCAACAATCGCCTTAGAATTGGCACATTTGTGGGCGGTAAAGCATAAGCTAAGATAA
- the speA gene encoding biosynthetic arginine decarboxylase, which produces MNKDNLDNARAHYNVRHWSQGYFGINDAGKVYVAPKVDNQNHTVDLSSIAKMIEDKGLTLPALVRFPQIIHHRIHSLCEAFNKAIDDYDYQQKYLLVYPIKVNQQREVVDEILASQHNKEYTQLGLEAGSKAELLAVLAMAQKVSSVIVCNGYKDREYVRLALIGEKLGHKVHIVLEKMSELEMILTEAKKLNVEPRLGIRVRLASQGKGKWQASGGEKSKFGLSASQVLNVVNILKQENMLDALKLVHFHLGSQIANIRDIRLGVSEAARFYCELRSIGAGLLCMDVGGGLAIDYDGTRSQSHNSMNYSLAEYANNIVHTIGDICKSYDQPMPMIISESGRALTAHHAVLISNVIGAESYEPEDIKAPVPDESILLNNMWNSLEQLNDRNDDRALIEIYHDTQSDLAEVHSQFSMGLLNLTQRAWAEQINLRVCYELNQLMDGKNRFHRPIMDDLTGKLADKFFVNFSLFQSLPDAWGIDQVFPVLPLNNLEKYHEKRAVLLDITCDSDGTIDHYVDGQGIESTLPVPAWTEDEPYLLGFFLVGAYQEILGDMHNLFGDTHSAVVFVNDDGEAEITEINEGDTVEDMLNYVHLDANLFKQTYADLIEARLSKSEGEEVFKELVDGLKGYTYLEDL; this is translated from the coding sequence ATGAATAAAGATAATCTTGATAACGCACGCGCACATTACAATGTACGTCATTGGAGTCAGGGCTATTTTGGAATCAATGATGCAGGCAAGGTATATGTCGCACCAAAAGTTGATAATCAAAATCACACAGTAGACTTGAGCAGTATTGCCAAAATGATTGAAGACAAGGGCTTAACACTACCGGCTTTAGTACGATTCCCACAAATAATCCATCATCGTATTCATAGCCTATGTGAGGCTTTTAATAAGGCGATAGATGACTATGATTATCAGCAAAAGTATTTATTAGTTTATCCTATTAAAGTGAATCAACAACGTGAAGTTGTTGATGAAATTTTGGCAAGCCAACATAACAAAGAATACACTCAGCTAGGGCTTGAAGCTGGTAGTAAAGCTGAATTACTTGCAGTTTTAGCAATGGCTCAAAAGGTGTCATCTGTAATCGTTTGTAATGGTTACAAAGACCGAGAGTACGTGCGTTTAGCATTAATCGGAGAGAAACTAGGACATAAAGTACATATTGTACTTGAAAAAATGTCTGAACTTGAAATGATTTTAACCGAAGCTAAAAAGTTGAATGTAGAACCTCGACTTGGAATACGTGTGCGTTTAGCGTCACAAGGCAAAGGAAAATGGCAAGCCAGTGGCGGTGAAAAATCAAAGTTTGGTTTGTCGGCTTCACAAGTACTTAACGTTGTTAACATACTTAAACAAGAAAATATGCTTGATGCATTAAAGCTAGTACATTTTCATTTAGGTTCCCAAATAGCCAATATTCGAGATATTAGATTAGGAGTTAGTGAAGCAGCACGTTTTTATTGTGAGCTTCGTAGCATTGGTGCTGGCCTTTTATGTATGGACGTTGGTGGTGGTTTGGCCATTGATTATGATGGAACACGTAGCCAATCACATAACTCTATGAACTATAGTTTGGCTGAATATGCCAATAATATTGTCCATACTATTGGTGATATTTGTAAAAGTTATGACCAACCTATGCCAATGATTATTTCAGAGTCAGGTAGAGCATTAACAGCGCATCACGCAGTACTTATTTCTAATGTTATTGGCGCAGAGTCTTACGAGCCAGAAGATATAAAAGCACCAGTACCTGATGAGTCTATTTTATTAAATAATATGTGGAATTCATTAGAGCAATTAAATGATCGTAATGATGATCGCGCATTAATTGAAATTTATCACGACACGCAAAGTGATTTAGCAGAAGTACATAGTCAATTTTCGATGGGGTTATTAAATTTAACTCAGCGCGCTTGGGCTGAACAAATTAATTTACGCGTTTGTTACGAATTAAATCAATTAATGGATGGTAAAAACCGTTTTCACCGTCCAATTATGGATGATTTAACAGGAAAGCTAGCCGATAAATTTTTTGTGAATTTCTCTTTATTTCAATCGTTACCCGATGCATGGGGAATTGATCAGGTTTTTCCTGTTTTACCGTTAAATAACTTAGAAAAGTACCATGAAAAACGTGCGGTTTTACTAGATATTACCTGTGACTCTGATGGCACTATTGACCACTATGTTGACGGCCAAGGCATTGAAAGTACCTTACCTGTTCCAGCATGGACAGAAGACGAACCTTATTTATTGGGCTTTTTCTTAGTCGGCGCCTATCAGGAAATTTTAGGTGACATGCATAATTTATTTGGTGATACCCACAGCGCTGTCGTGTTTGTAAATGACGATGGAGAAGCAGAAATCACCGAAATAAATGAAGGTGATACAGTTGAAGATATGCTGAATTATGTGCATTTAGATGCAAATTTATTTAAACAGACATATGCCGATCTTATTGAGGCGCGATTGTCAAAAAGCGAAGGTGAAGAAGTTTTTAAAGAGTTGGTTGATGGCTTAAAAGGCTACACTTACCTTGAAGACCTCTAA
- a CDS encoding PEP-CTERM sorting domain-containing protein has product MKFKILNTVVAGLIVLVSEAANAGIINWTEVQHTTDFNDVLDFGNTVEAINATNTNSGSVTVNGVEFYNSTNLLSAGGFVGALNSASTSDESYDNFLNSFDYGNGSDLTTLTIGGGNLIDGVDYFIQLWLTDLRVASRDMSFGDGNGNSVELDATEVDFGQYVIGQFTATGDTQELSLDALNSANAHITGYQIRLSDVSATSVSEPSTLAIIALGLMGFASRRFKKKS; this is encoded by the coding sequence ATGAAATTTAAGATTTTAAATACAGTAGTTGCAGGATTGATAGTACTTGTTAGTGAAGCTGCTAATGCAGGTATAATTAATTGGACTGAGGTGCAACATACTACTGATTTTAATGATGTACTTGATTTTGGTAATACAGTTGAAGCAATTAATGCGACAAATACAAACTCTGGAAGCGTTACAGTAAATGGTGTGGAATTTTATAATTCTACAAATTTATTATCTGCAGGTGGTTTTGTTGGTGCGTTAAATAGTGCATCAACAAGTGATGAAAGTTACGATAATTTCTTAAATAGCTTTGATTATGGAAATGGCTCAGACTTAACTACATTGACTATTGGTGGCGGCAACCTAATTGATGGCGTAGATTACTTTATTCAATTATGGCTTACTGACTTAAGAGTTGCTAGTCGTGATATGTCTTTTGGTGATGGTAATGGCAACAGTGTAGAATTGGATGCTACTGAAGTTGATTTTGGTCAATATGTTATCGGGCAATTTACTGCTACAGGTGATACTCAAGAACTTAGTTTAGATGCTTTGAATTCTGCTAATGCTCATATAACAGGTTATCAAATTAGACTTTCTGATGTATCAGCAACATCAGTTTCAGAACCATCAACACTTGCTATTATTGCATTAGGTCTGATGGGATTTGCTTCTCGTCGTTTTAAGAAAAAATCTTAA
- a CDS encoding DUF6702 family protein, with product MSKRLIIFIAVFLIAISSIVSTNLAFAHQQKAAETTVTFNKRSGQLEVSHRFYMHDTEHAVQALFDKNADIINLKKTQQQFADYVAKQFLVRTLTDEELPLTAVGYEVEGKFFWVYQETAIPTGLDGLKLFNGTLRDLWSTQINMVNIEGKDEIRTLYFSDNKDWLIAKFN from the coding sequence ATGTCTAAACGTTTAATCATTTTTATAGCGGTTTTCTTAATAGCGATATCGAGTATTGTTTCTACAAACTTAGCGTTTGCGCACCAACAAAAGGCTGCCGAAACAACGGTAACCTTTAACAAACGCTCTGGGCAACTAGAGGTATCACATAGGTTTTATATGCATGACACTGAGCATGCAGTTCAAGCATTATTTGATAAGAATGCTGACATTATTAACCTAAAGAAAACACAACAGCAATTTGCTGACTATGTGGCTAAGCAGTTTTTAGTACGCACTTTAACAGATGAAGAGCTGCCTTTAACTGCTGTGGGTTATGAAGTAGAAGGTAAGTTTTTCTGGGTGTATCAAGAAACAGCGATACCAACAGGGTTAGATGGATTAAAGTTATTTAATGGTACATTACGCGATCTTTGGTCAACACAAATCAATATGGTTAATATTGAAGGTAAAGATGAAATTCGTACTTTGTACTTTAGTGACAACAAAGACTGGTTAATCGCTAAGTTTAACTAA
- a CDS encoding M1 family metallopeptidase, whose translation MKINIIKIFTVLILPLSIASTVNASAIKQTKGDFEDKFRQLEEALPTPNVYRNAAGEPGENYWQQQVDYKIKVSLDEEKRRITASEKITYQNNSPYKLKYLWVQLDQNIFKDDSIANMANNFGGIGRRGPYTKTGDTQTPAKISLGELRRQQFMADNELGYEISAIKDSGGKKLDFTVVGTQMRIDLPKPIKSGGDVEFSIDFAFNIVEEDAVSARSGYEHFEKDEREGGNDIFLLAQWFPRLHAYTDYEGWNNKEFLGRGEFTLEFGDYEVEIDVPADHIVSATGKLANPKDVLTKTQRNRLEDAETSKRPVFVVTEEEALENEKKGTNKRKTWKFKADNVRDFAWASSRKFMWDAKGYNQGGDDMPLVMAMSFYPKEGGDLWKKYSTESIVHTMEVYSRYSFDYPYPTAQSVNGPVGGMEYPMITFNGPRTELQDDGSRTYSQAEKRFLIGVVIHEVGHIYFPMVVNSDERQWTWMDEGLNSFLDGIAGREWDPTIPWGVEPRDIVGYMKSQNQVPIMTQSDSVLRLGPNAYTKPAAALNILREVILGRELFDFAFKEYAARWKFKRPTPSDFFRTMEEASGVDLDWFWRGWFYSTDHVDISIDKVYKMRLDTQNPDIDYGRLRQIEQDKPSSLFVERNKAEGKELWVDRNPDVTDFYDENDRFTVTNKERNKYNKFLKGLKPWEVKVLERAVKEDKNYYVLEFSNLGGLVMPIILELTYKDGSTESQYIPAEIWRRTPKHVSKLVVTDNDKELVSVTVDPGWETADVDVENNHYPRQIIPTRVEAYKAKKSTAKVSRDIMKDIKTELKTDEDDETEDKKDN comes from the coding sequence ATGAAAATTAACATTATAAAAATTTTTACTGTATTAATTTTGCCGCTTTCAATAGCCTCAACTGTTAATGCTTCAGCAATTAAACAAACCAAAGGCGATTTTGAAGACAAATTCCGTCAACTAGAGGAAGCTCTCCCAACCCCAAATGTTTACCGAAATGCAGCAGGCGAACCAGGCGAGAATTATTGGCAACAGCAAGTTGACTATAAAATCAAAGTATCTCTGGATGAAGAAAAGCGCCGTATAACAGCCAGTGAAAAAATCACCTACCAAAATAACTCTCCCTACAAATTAAAGTATTTATGGGTGCAATTAGATCAAAATATCTTCAAAGATGACTCTATTGCCAATATGGCTAACAACTTTGGTGGTATTGGACGTCGAGGTCCATATACAAAAACAGGTGATACACAAACACCAGCAAAAATTAGTTTAGGTGAGTTACGTCGCCAACAATTTATGGCTGATAACGAATTAGGTTATGAAATCAGTGCAATTAAAGACAGTGGAGGTAAAAAGCTAGACTTTACTGTTGTTGGTACACAAATGCGTATCGATCTACCTAAGCCGATAAAATCAGGTGGTGACGTTGAGTTCTCTATCGATTTCGCTTTCAACATTGTTGAAGAAGATGCTGTATCTGCACGTTCAGGTTACGAACATTTTGAAAAAGACGAGCGCGAAGGCGGTAACGACATTTTCTTACTTGCACAATGGTTTCCTCGTCTTCACGCCTACACAGATTATGAAGGTTGGAATAACAAAGAATTTTTAGGCCGTGGTGAGTTCACCCTAGAGTTTGGTGACTATGAAGTAGAAATTGACGTTCCTGCGGATCATATCGTTAGTGCTACAGGTAAATTAGCTAACCCTAAAGACGTGCTAACTAAAACACAGCGTAATCGTTTAGAAGATGCTGAAACATCTAAGCGCCCAGTATTTGTGGTTACTGAAGAAGAAGCTTTAGAAAACGAAAAAAAAGGGACTAACAAACGTAAAACGTGGAAGTTTAAAGCAGATAATGTTCGTGATTTCGCTTGGGCTTCTTCACGTAAGTTTATGTGGGATGCTAAAGGTTATAACCAAGGTGGCGACGATATGCCATTGGTTATGGCAATGTCATTCTACCCTAAAGAAGGTGGCGATCTTTGGAAGAAGTATTCTACAGAATCTATTGTCCATACAATGGAAGTTTACTCTCGCTACTCGTTTGACTACCCGTACCCAACAGCCCAATCTGTGAATGGCCCTGTAGGTGGTATGGAATACCCGATGATTACCTTTAATGGTCCGCGTACTGAGTTACAAGACGATGGTTCACGCACATATTCTCAAGCTGAAAAACGCTTCTTAATTGGTGTTGTTATTCACGAAGTAGGTCATATTTATTTTCCAATGGTAGTAAACTCTGACGAACGTCAATGGACTTGGATGGACGAAGGCTTAAACAGTTTCTTAGACGGTATTGCTGGTCGTGAATGGGATCCTACAATTCCATGGGGTGTTGAACCTCGCGATATTGTTGGTTATATGAAGTCTCAAAACCAAGTACCAATTATGACGCAATCTGACAGTGTTTTACGTTTAGGCCCGAATGCTTATACAAAACCTGCTGCTGCACTTAACATTTTACGTGAAGTAATTTTAGGTCGTGAGTTATTTGATTTTGCTTTCAAAGAGTATGCTGCACGTTGGAAGTTTAAACGCCCTACTCCGTCTGACTTTTTCCGTACAATGGAAGAAGCATCTGGTGTAGATTTAGATTGGTTCTGGCGTGGCTGGTTCTACTCTACAGATCACGTAGATATCTCAATAGATAAAGTATACAAAATGCGTTTAGATACTCAAAATCCAGATATTGATTACGGCCGTTTACGCCAAATTGAACAGGATAAACCTTCATCATTATTTGTTGAACGTAACAAAGCTGAAGGTAAAGAGTTATGGGTTGACCGTAACCCTGACGTAACTGACTTTTACGATGAAAACGATCGCTTCACCGTAACGAATAAAGAACGTAATAAGTACAATAAATTCTTAAAAGGTTTAAAGCCTTGGGAAGTTAAAGTGCTAGAGCGTGCTGTTAAAGAAGATAAAAACTATTACGTATTAGAGTTTTCAAATCTTGGTGGTTTAGTTATGCCGATTATTTTAGAACTAACCTATAAAGATGGTTCAACAGAAAGTCAGTACATACCTGCTGAAATTTGGCGTAGAACACCAAAACACGTGAGTAAACTTGTTGTGACTGATAACGACAAAGAATTGGTTAGTGTTACTGTTGATCCAGGTTGGGAAACGGCTGATGTTGACGTAGAGAATAACCACTACCCACGTCAAATTATTCCAACACGTGTTGAAGCCTATAAAGCGAAGAAGAGTACAGCTAAAGTAAGTCGCGATATCATGAAAGATATTAAAACAGAGCTTAAAACTGACGAAGATGATGAAACAGAAGATAAGAAGGACAACTAA